One window of Cryobacterium arcticum genomic DNA carries:
- a CDS encoding FKBP-type peptidyl-prolyl cis-trans isomerase, translating into MTDLNSKPELDFPEGPAPEQLDIVDIVVGDGAEAAPGATVDVHYLGVEYDTGEEFDSSWNRGQSINFPLGSLIAGWQQGIPGMKVGGRRKLTVPAHLAYGPAGSGHRLSGKTLIFVIDLLGVS; encoded by the coding sequence ATGACTGATCTGAACTCCAAGCCCGAACTCGACTTCCCGGAGGGCCCCGCGCCCGAACAGCTCGACATCGTCGACATCGTCGTCGGTGACGGCGCCGAGGCCGCCCCCGGCGCGACCGTCGACGTGCACTACCTCGGTGTCGAGTACGACACCGGCGAAGAATTCGACTCCTCCTGGAACCGGGGCCAGTCGATCAACTTCCCGCTCGGCTCCCTCATCGCCGGCTGGCAGCAGGGGATCCCCGGCATGAAGGTCGGCGGACGTCGCAAGCTCACCGTTCCCGCGCACCTGGCCTACGGCCCCGCCGGCTCCGGTCACCGCCTCTCCGGCAAGACCCTGATCTTCGTGATCGACCTGCTCGGCGTGAGCTAG
- a CDS encoding DUF167 domain-containing protein — MTVSAKIVHVHVKPGSRKGPLVEADPAGTGVFTVYLQQRAVEGAANDALVRLLAKHFGVPRSAVGILRGHHSRIKQVRVERS, encoded by the coding sequence ATGACGGTATCGGCGAAGATCGTGCACGTGCACGTGAAGCCGGGCAGCAGGAAGGGCCCGCTGGTGGAAGCCGACCCCGCCGGCACCGGAGTGTTCACGGTCTACCTGCAGCAACGGGCGGTGGAGGGCGCCGCCAACGACGCCCTGGTGCGTCTGCTTGCGAAACATTTCGGGGTGCCCCGGAGCGCCGTCGGCATTCTCCGGGGCCACCACTCACGAATCAAGCAGGTGCGTGTGGAGAGGTCCTAG
- a CDS encoding pyridoxamine 5'-phosphate oxidase family protein — protein sequence MDNNDLDPVQVLSDDECWELLLSSSFGRLAAAVADDIEIFPLNFVAADQRLLFRTAEGTKLLALTVNNKVVLETDAIGRSDAWSVVVKGIARVLDTQAEIDAANALPLRPLVPTLKYIWVEITPTEVTGRRFALEPEPERY from the coding sequence ATGGACAACAACGACCTTGATCCGGTTCAGGTTCTCAGCGACGACGAGTGCTGGGAGCTGCTGCTCTCCTCGAGCTTCGGCCGGCTCGCGGCGGCCGTCGCCGACGACATCGAGATCTTTCCGCTCAACTTCGTCGCGGCCGATCAGCGCCTACTATTCCGCACCGCGGAGGGCACCAAGCTGCTCGCCCTCACCGTGAACAACAAGGTGGTCCTGGAAACCGACGCCATCGGCCGCTCGGATGCCTGGAGCGTCGTGGTGAAGGGAATCGCCCGGGTGCTCGACACCCAGGCCGAGATCGACGCCGCGAACGCTCTGCCGCTGCGCCCCCTGGTGCCCACCCTCAAGTACATCTGGGTGGAGATCACGCCCACCGAGGTGACCGGACGCCGCTTCGCGCTGGAGCCCGAGCCCGAGCGCTACTGA
- a CDS encoding protealysin inhibitor emfourin translates to MKVVVSRSGGIAGLRVTWDVQVDEQPDAAAWMQFLDTLPWDEAEGTAPEPDRYVYRIRCAPHEVVLAEPQVQGAWKDLVDRVRAVSER, encoded by the coding sequence ATGAAGGTCGTCGTCTCACGCAGTGGGGGCATCGCCGGGCTCCGGGTCACCTGGGACGTGCAGGTCGACGAACAGCCGGATGCGGCGGCCTGGATGCAGTTCCTCGACACCCTGCCCTGGGACGAAGCCGAGGGCACCGCCCCCGAGCCCGACCGCTACGTCTACCGCATCCGCTGCGCACCACACGAGGTCGTGCTGGCCGAACCCCAGGTGCAGGGCGCCTGGAAGGACCTGGTCGACCGGGTTCGAGCCGTCAGCGAACGCTGA
- a CDS encoding M4 family metallopeptidase, with translation MTGTDHTQSPVPFIQPVRCGIVPPYILARLAEAEDPRFSVASEAAKRSLGLDAPLRGLRATERRTTALPRPSARAVPGVIHRTISDALHLQTLPGRVVRTEGQPPVADVAVNEAYAGLGDTHDLFWRRYQRDSIDGRGLPLDATVHYGREYDNAFWDGERMVFGDGDGEVFNRFTISLSVIAHELTHGVTQFSANLAYQGQSGALNESVSDVFGALVEQFAAGQGAASASWLIGAGLFTEQVQGQALRSMKAPGTAYDDDVLGADPQPASMSGYVETEEDYGGVHLNSGIPNRAFYLVAEALGGNAWEAPGQIWYDTLTGSGLTSTIDFAGFARATATAASARYGHGSVEHDAVLAGWDGVGVTLGPLRAAS, from the coding sequence ATGACAGGCACAGACCACACTCAGAGCCCCGTCCCATTCATCCAACCGGTGCGCTGCGGCATCGTTCCGCCGTACATCCTCGCCCGGCTGGCCGAGGCCGAAGACCCGCGCTTCTCCGTCGCATCCGAAGCCGCAAAACGGTCGCTCGGGCTGGACGCCCCGCTCCGGGGCCTGCGCGCGACAGAACGCCGCACCACCGCCCTGCCCAGGCCTTCGGCCCGGGCCGTTCCCGGCGTCATCCACCGCACCATCAGCGATGCGCTGCACCTCCAGACGCTGCCCGGCCGGGTGGTGCGCACCGAGGGCCAGCCGCCCGTCGCCGATGTCGCGGTCAACGAGGCCTACGCCGGCCTCGGTGACACCCACGACCTGTTCTGGCGCCGGTACCAGCGTGATTCCATCGACGGCCGGGGCCTGCCGCTCGACGCCACCGTGCACTACGGACGCGAGTACGACAACGCGTTCTGGGATGGCGAGCGCATGGTGTTCGGTGACGGTGACGGTGAGGTCTTCAACCGGTTCACCATCTCCCTGAGCGTGATCGCGCACGAACTCACCCACGGTGTCACCCAGTTCAGCGCGAATCTGGCCTACCAGGGCCAGTCCGGCGCCCTCAACGAGTCGGTCTCCGACGTGTTCGGCGCGCTGGTCGAGCAGTTCGCCGCCGGTCAGGGTGCAGCGTCGGCGAGTTGGCTGATCGGCGCGGGCCTGTTCACGGAGCAGGTGCAGGGCCAGGCACTCCGCTCGATGAAGGCGCCGGGCACGGCGTACGACGACGATGTCCTGGGCGCCGACCCGCAGCCGGCGTCGATGTCGGGCTACGTGGAGACCGAGGAGGACTACGGCGGGGTGCACCTGAACTCCGGTATCCCCAACCGGGCCTTCTACCTGGTGGCCGAGGCGCTCGGCGGCAACGCCTGGGAGGCCCCGGGCCAGATCTGGTACGACACCCTCACCGGGTCCGGCCTGACCTCCACGATCGACTTCGCCGGGTTCGCCCGCGCCACGGCCACGGCGGCCTCCGCACGTTACGGCCACGGGTCGGTCGAACACGACGCCGTGCTGGCCGGATGGGACGGCGTGGGCGTCACCCTCGGTCCGCTGCGAGCGGCCTCCTGA
- a CDS encoding SDR family NAD(P)-dependent oxidoreductase, translating to MVSTLTPDRFAGQTAIVTGAGSGIGKATAVRLAQEGARVIAGDVVPARLQELIDQYPDLDIVTVDGDISHEDTATRLVAAANGRIDVVANVAGIMDGFLPVGEVDDATWERVFGINVTGIMRLIRAALPVMVAGGGGSIVNVSSEAGLRGGAAGAAYTASKHAVIGLTRNTSVMYSAQGVRCNAVAPGGVQTNIEAPMLSALAGSVLGPVFQHVLPPVATAEQLAAAITWLASTDSANVTGIVLTSDGGWAAM from the coding sequence ATGGTTTCCACACTGACCCCGGACCGGTTCGCCGGCCAGACCGCCATCGTCACCGGAGCCGGCTCCGGGATCGGCAAGGCCACGGCCGTGCGCCTCGCGCAGGAGGGCGCCCGGGTGATCGCCGGTGACGTCGTTCCCGCACGGCTCCAGGAGCTCATCGACCAGTACCCCGACCTCGACATCGTCACGGTCGACGGCGATATCAGCCACGAGGACACGGCCACCCGCCTGGTCGCCGCGGCGAACGGGCGCATCGACGTCGTGGCGAACGTCGCGGGCATCATGGACGGCTTCCTGCCCGTCGGCGAAGTCGACGACGCCACCTGGGAACGCGTGTTCGGCATCAACGTCACCGGGATCATGCGGCTGATCCGGGCGGCCTTGCCCGTCATGGTCGCGGGCGGCGGCGGGTCGATCGTCAACGTCTCGTCGGAGGCCGGCCTGCGGGGAGGCGCCGCCGGAGCGGCCTACACGGCGTCCAAGCACGCCGTGATCGGCCTCACCCGCAACACCTCGGTGATGTACTCGGCCCAGGGCGTCCGGTGCAACGCAGTGGCGCCGGGCGGCGTGCAGACCAACATCGAGGCGCCGATGCTCTCGGCCCTGGCCGGCTCGGTGCTCGGACCGGTCTTCCAGCATGTGCTGCCGCCGGTGGCCACGGCTGAACAGCTGGCCGCGGCCATCACCTGGCTCGCGAGCACCGATTCGGCCAATGTGACCGGCATCGTGTTGACCTCTGACGGCGGCTGGGCGGCGATGTGA
- a CDS encoding LLM class flavin-dependent oxidoreductase yields MRYGIVILPQYDWPEARRRWQGAEEYGFQHAWTYDHLSWRSLADQPWHATIPTLTAAAAVTERIRLGTFVASPNFRHPVPFAKELATVDEISGGRLTLGVGSGGTGFDAFVLGQEAYTPRQRHERFAEFVTDLDVLLRHEEPAAGGISFTGEWFTAVDARMVGRPAQTPRLPFVIAANGPKGLRLVAEHGAGWVTTGADGATGEEWWSAVGALVHRLDDTLASAGRDAATVDRYLSLDSGGSYSLQSVGAFDDAVGRAAELGFTDVISHWPRSDGIYAGSESVLDEVAARLA; encoded by the coding sequence ATGCGCTACGGAATCGTGATCCTGCCCCAGTACGACTGGCCGGAGGCCCGCCGCCGGTGGCAGGGCGCCGAAGAGTATGGGTTCCAGCACGCCTGGACCTACGACCACTTGTCCTGGCGCAGCCTGGCCGACCAGCCGTGGCACGCCACGATCCCCACCCTCACGGCCGCGGCGGCCGTGACGGAACGCATCCGCCTCGGCACCTTCGTGGCCTCGCCCAATTTTCGGCACCCGGTGCCGTTCGCCAAGGAACTCGCCACCGTCGACGAGATCTCCGGCGGACGGCTCACCCTGGGCGTGGGGTCGGGCGGAACCGGTTTTGATGCCTTCGTCCTCGGCCAGGAGGCGTACACGCCACGGCAGCGGCACGAGCGTTTCGCCGAGTTCGTGACCGATCTCGATGTGCTGCTGCGCCACGAGGAGCCGGCCGCCGGCGGCATCAGCTTCACCGGCGAGTGGTTCACGGCGGTCGATGCCCGCATGGTGGGCCGCCCGGCGCAGACCCCGCGGCTGCCGTTCGTGATCGCGGCGAACGGGCCGAAGGGGCTCAGGCTCGTGGCCGAGCACGGCGCCGGCTGGGTCACCACGGGCGCCGACGGTGCGACCGGCGAGGAGTGGTGGAGCGCGGTCGGCGCTCTGGTGCACCGGCTCGATGACACTCTCGCCTCGGCTGGGCGCGACGCGGCGACGGTGGACCGGTACCTCTCGCTGGACAGCGGCGGCTCGTACTCGCTGCAGAGCGTCGGCGCGTTCGACGATGCCGTCGGCCGCGCCGCCGAGCTCGGTTTCACCGACGTGATCAGCCACTGGCCCCGGTCAGATGGCATCTACGCCGGCTCGGAGTCGGTCCTCGACGAGGTCGCCGCCCGCCTCGCCTAG
- a CDS encoding uroporphyrinogen-III synthase, whose amino-acid sequence MGIEAGLPGFRPDQLDGFRIGVTSDRRSEDLIAAFERRGADVLHAPAIRIAAAADDSRITADTAAIIAGRPDILLATTSYGVRRWFEAADAAGLGHDLTETLEHSRIFVRGPKARGAIRAANLDDSGMSAEETTRSLVDKVLAEGATGLTVAVQLHGFTDESQIERLREAAATVLTVAPYRWLLPEDSSRVQKLIDAVCTGSLDAVTFTSAPAVEALFGAADGAGRLEALQEALRGPVVAAAVGHVTAAPLVAAGITPIVPERFRMGALIKLVCDYLEDERVLRLQSRHGLVELRGRRVSVAGASALLAPTSLTLLRALLAAGGSVLSRADLTAALPEIQDDHAVDVAISRLRQALPVPTLVATVIKRGYRIDV is encoded by the coding sequence ATCGGAATAGAAGCGGGCCTGCCCGGCTTCCGCCCGGACCAGCTCGACGGGTTCCGCATCGGCGTCACCTCCGACCGCCGCAGCGAAGACCTGATCGCCGCGTTCGAGAGGCGCGGCGCCGACGTGCTGCATGCCCCCGCCATCCGCATCGCGGCCGCCGCCGACGATTCGCGCATCACCGCGGACACCGCGGCGATCATCGCCGGCCGCCCCGACATCCTGCTGGCGACCACGTCGTACGGGGTGCGGCGCTGGTTCGAGGCGGCGGATGCGGCCGGCCTCGGCCACGACCTCACCGAGACCCTCGAGCACAGCCGCATCTTCGTGCGCGGGCCCAAGGCGCGCGGGGCGATCCGGGCAGCCAACCTGGACGACTCGGGTATGAGCGCCGAGGAGACCACCCGGTCCCTGGTGGACAAGGTCCTCGCCGAGGGCGCGACCGGGCTCACCGTGGCGGTGCAGCTGCACGGGTTCACCGACGAGTCCCAGATCGAACGGCTGCGCGAGGCCGCCGCCACGGTGCTCACTGTGGCGCCGTACCGGTGGTTGCTGCCGGAGGATTCCAGCCGGGTGCAGAAGCTCATCGACGCTGTCTGCACGGGCTCACTGGATGCCGTGACCTTCACCAGCGCCCCCGCCGTCGAGGCCCTGTTCGGTGCCGCGGATGGCGCGGGCCGCCTCGAGGCGCTGCAGGAGGCCCTGCGCGGACCGGTGGTCGCCGCCGCTGTCGGGCACGTCACGGCGGCTCCCCTGGTGGCGGCCGGAATCACGCCGATCGTGCCGGAGCGGTTCCGGATGGGGGCGCTGATCAAGCTCGTCTGCGATTACCTCGAGGACGAACGCGTGCTGCGCCTGCAGAGCAGGCACGGCCTGGTCGAGCTCCGCGGCCGGCGGGTCTCCGTCGCCGGTGCATCCGCCCTGCTGGCGCCGACCTCGCTCACCCTGCTGCGCGCCTTGCTCGCCGCCGGCGGGTCGGTGCTCTCCCGGGCCGATCTCACGGCCGCCCTGCCGGAGATCCAAGACGACCATGCCGTCGATGTGGCCATCAGCCGCCTGCGCCAAGCCCTGCCGGTGCCCACCCTGGTCGCCACCGTGATCAAGCGCGGCTACCGCATCGACGTCTAG
- the cobA gene encoding uroporphyrinogen-III C-methyltransferase produces MDISLDVTGRRVLVIGGSRPARRVIARYRAAGAVVYLAADTYEVPNPLVRAVAWPQSAANWRDLVAAVDLVVAVDVPAPAEPLLAAACAERRVWLTREVAAPVARTGHVTLVGGGPGDDELLTVAARRALAGADIVYYDRLGPHELLDDWAPGAEQVNVGKHPGHHAVPQAEIERMLVASARCGLTVVRLKGGDPFVFGRGGEEMAACRAAGVPVTVISGVTSAIAVPALAGIPVTHREVSRLFTVLSGHVPLSEEELAHLVGLGGTIVVLMGVGTLPHLASGLARHGMAADMPVAIIERGFSDRQRTTVADIDSVVRVAGEVGARSPAVLVIGEVVRLAGCDDAAAVAVLANAATLSGQR; encoded by the coding sequence CTGGACATCAGCCTCGACGTGACGGGCCGCCGCGTGCTCGTCATCGGCGGCAGCCGGCCCGCACGTCGGGTGATCGCCCGCTACCGGGCCGCCGGCGCGGTGGTCTACCTCGCCGCCGACACCTACGAGGTGCCCAACCCGCTCGTGCGCGCAGTGGCCTGGCCGCAGTCGGCCGCCAACTGGCGCGACCTGGTGGCGGCCGTCGACCTCGTCGTCGCCGTCGATGTGCCCGCCCCGGCCGAACCGCTCCTCGCCGCCGCCTGCGCCGAGCGCCGGGTGTGGCTCACCCGGGAGGTTGCCGCGCCGGTGGCCCGCACCGGCCACGTCACCCTCGTCGGCGGCGGCCCCGGCGACGACGAACTGCTCACCGTCGCCGCCCGCCGGGCTCTCGCCGGCGCCGACATCGTCTACTACGATCGCCTCGGCCCGCACGAACTGCTCGACGACTGGGCGCCCGGCGCCGAACAGGTGAACGTGGGCAAGCACCCAGGCCACCACGCGGTGCCGCAGGCCGAGATCGAACGGATGCTCGTGGCAAGCGCCCGCTGCGGCCTCACCGTGGTGCGCCTCAAGGGCGGCGACCCGTTCGTGTTCGGCCGCGGCGGCGAGGAGATGGCCGCCTGCCGCGCCGCCGGCGTGCCCGTCACCGTGATTTCCGGGGTCACCAGCGCCATCGCCGTGCCGGCGCTCGCGGGCATCCCGGTCACCCACCGGGAGGTGTCCCGGCTGTTCACCGTGCTCAGCGGCCACGTGCCGCTCAGCGAAGAGGAACTTGCCCACCTGGTGGGCCTGGGCGGCACCATCGTGGTGCTCATGGGTGTGGGAACCCTGCCGCACCTGGCCAGCGGACTGGCCCGCCACGGCATGGCCGCCGACATGCCCGTCGCCATCATCGAGCGCGGTTTCTCGGACCGGCAACGCACCACGGTGGCCGACATCGACAGCGTCGTGCGGGTCGCCGGAGAAGTCGGCGCCCGCTCCCCCGCCGTCCTCGTGATCGGCGAGGTCGTGCGCCTGGCCGGCTGCGACGACGCCGCGGCCGTTGCGGTGCTCGCAAACGCCGCTACACTCTCAGGCCAGAGGTAA
- the nirB gene encoding nitrite reductase large subunit NirB, which translates to MDNVTPAPDSSGTPRRVLVIGGGPAAHRFTEAMAARAAAAGTIAHTVTVFGEEPHLPYDRVALSRRLVDSEDLTLGDTALWASDTISYRGGSTVVGLDTSDKAITLADGERVPYDDLVFATGSAATVPPIPGAEAGHVYRTLEDVDFLVAEVARLRERLGRPANVVVVGGGLLGLEAAGGLARLGAASTLVHSGAWLMSAQLDEGAGQALGRLIGAQGITLALGTRPTEILRSPTGRVLGVALTNGSQLHADLVVFSIGITPRDELARAAGLELGPRGGIIIGDDCRTSAADVWAIGEVASIDGVCVGLVAPANAMAEVAADRLHGGEALFPGIDDATKLKLSGVEVASFGDALGRTEHCLEVVYADPARGLYQKIVVTGDAKTLLGGIFVGDASPYTSLRPLLGRELPAEPGAYLSAAGAEPPANSDLPDDVQLCSCNNVSVGAVREAIRGDHGEACTELGPLKACTRAGTQCGSCVPLVKKILETELKKAGIEVSKALCEHIAFSRSELFESVRILQLTSFDDIMERFGSGLGCDICKPVIASILASQTNGYVLDAGRGGLQDTNDRALANMQKDGTYSVVPRIPGGEITPAKLKVIAEVAEQYNLYTKITGGQRIDMFGARLEQLPEIWTILVDAGFESGQAYGKSLRTVKSCVGSTWCRFGVQDAVSMAIQLELRYRGLRSPHKFKLGVSGCARECAEARGKDVGIIATDQGWNLYVGGNGGFQPAHAQLLAQDLDDDTLIAYIDRYLMYYIRTGDRLQRTARWQEELPGGLDHVRDVVVNDSLGLAAELELAMSAHVGSYEDEWAATLKDPERLRRFRSFVNAPTTPDPAIVQVLERGQPRPAWPAEREAAAAQVDGSGSPRSAARPAEYLGVSVNEPSDDDTPATGPVMLSGPRIPLRPSGDAPRHAHSASATEQGE; encoded by the coding sequence ATGGACAACGTCACTCCCGCCCCGGATTCCTCCGGCACGCCCCGACGCGTCCTGGTGATCGGCGGCGGCCCCGCCGCCCACCGGTTCACCGAGGCCATGGCCGCCCGCGCGGCCGCGGCCGGCACGATCGCACACACCGTGACGGTCTTCGGCGAGGAGCCGCACCTCCCCTACGACCGGGTGGCCCTGTCCCGCCGGCTGGTCGATTCCGAAGACCTCACCCTGGGCGACACCGCCCTGTGGGCCTCCGACACGATCAGCTACCGCGGCGGCAGCACGGTCGTCGGGCTCGACACCAGTGATAAGGCCATCACGCTGGCCGACGGCGAACGGGTGCCCTACGACGACCTGGTCTTCGCCACCGGGTCCGCCGCCACCGTGCCGCCCATCCCCGGCGCCGAGGCCGGTCACGTCTACCGCACCCTCGAAGACGTCGACTTCCTCGTGGCCGAGGTCGCCCGACTGCGGGAACGCCTGGGCCGCCCCGCCAACGTCGTCGTCGTCGGCGGCGGACTGCTCGGCCTGGAGGCCGCCGGCGGCCTCGCCCGGCTCGGCGCCGCATCGACCCTGGTGCACTCGGGCGCCTGGCTGATGAGCGCCCAGCTCGACGAGGGCGCGGGCCAGGCCCTCGGCCGGCTGATCGGCGCGCAGGGCATAACCCTGGCGCTCGGCACCCGGCCCACCGAGATCCTCCGCTCCCCCACCGGCCGGGTGCTCGGCGTCGCGCTCACCAACGGCTCCCAGCTGCACGCCGACCTCGTGGTCTTCTCCATCGGCATCACCCCGCGCGACGAACTCGCGCGGGCCGCCGGCCTCGAGCTGGGCCCGCGCGGCGGCATCATCATCGGCGACGACTGCCGTACCTCGGCCGCCGATGTCTGGGCGATCGGCGAGGTCGCCAGCATCGACGGTGTCTGCGTGGGCCTGGTCGCCCCGGCCAACGCCATGGCCGAGGTCGCCGCCGACCGGCTGCACGGCGGTGAGGCGCTCTTCCCCGGCATCGACGACGCCACCAAGCTCAAGCTTTCCGGCGTGGAGGTGGCCAGCTTCGGTGATGCCCTCGGCCGGACCGAACACTGCCTCGAGGTGGTCTACGCTGACCCCGCCCGCGGCCTATACCAGAAGATCGTGGTCACGGGGGATGCCAAGACCCTGCTCGGCGGCATCTTCGTCGGTGACGCGTCACCGTACACCTCGCTGCGTCCGTTGCTCGGCCGCGAGCTGCCCGCGGAGCCCGGCGCCTACCTCTCCGCCGCGGGCGCCGAACCGCCGGCCAACAGCGACCTGCCCGACGACGTGCAGCTCTGCTCGTGCAACAACGTGTCGGTCGGCGCCGTGCGTGAGGCCATCCGCGGCGACCACGGCGAGGCGTGCACCGAGCTCGGCCCGCTCAAGGCCTGCACCCGCGCCGGCACCCAGTGCGGCTCCTGCGTTCCGCTGGTCAAGAAGATCCTCGAGACCGAGCTGAAGAAGGCCGGCATCGAGGTTTCCAAGGCACTCTGCGAGCACATCGCGTTCAGCCGCAGCGAACTGTTCGAGAGTGTGCGCATCCTGCAGCTCACCTCGTTCGACGACATCATGGAACGTTTCGGCAGCGGCCTCGGCTGCGACATCTGCAAGCCGGTCATCGCGTCGATCCTGGCTTCGCAGACCAACGGCTACGTGCTGGATGCCGGCCGCGGCGGCCTGCAGGACACCAACGACCGAGCCCTGGCCAATATGCAGAAGGACGGCACCTACTCGGTCGTGCCGCGCATCCCGGGTGGCGAGATCACCCCGGCCAAGCTCAAGGTGATCGCCGAGGTCGCCGAGCAGTACAACCTGTATACGAAGATCACCGGCGGCCAGCGCATCGACATGTTCGGCGCCCGGCTCGAGCAGCTGCCCGAGATCTGGACGATCCTCGTCGACGCGGGTTTCGAGTCCGGGCAGGCCTACGGCAAGAGCCTGCGCACCGTGAAGAGCTGTGTCGGCAGCACCTGGTGCCGCTTCGGTGTGCAGGACGCCGTCTCCATGGCCATCCAGCTCGAACTGCGCTACCGGGGGCTGCGGTCGCCGCACAAGTTCAAGCTCGGTGTCTCCGGCTGCGCCCGCGAGTGCGCAGAGGCCCGGGGCAAGGACGTGGGAATCATCGCCACCGATCAGGGCTGGAACCTGTACGTGGGCGGCAACGGCGGTTTCCAGCCGGCACACGCGCAGCTGCTCGCCCAGGACCTCGACGACGACACCCTGATCGCCTACATCGACCGCTACCTGATGTACTACATCCGCACCGGCGACCGGCTGCAGCGCACCGCGCGCTGGCAGGAGGAACTGCCCGGCGGGCTCGACCACGTGCGTGATGTCGTGGTGAACGACAGCCTGGGCCTGGCCGCCGAACTCGAACTGGCCATGTCCGCGCACGTGGGCAGCTACGAGGACGAGTGGGCCGCCACGCTCAAGGACCCGGAGCGGCTGCGCCGGTTCCGTTCCTTCGTGAACGCACCGACCACCCCCGACCCGGCCATCGTGCAAGTGCTCGAGCGTGGCCAGCCACGGCCGGCCTGGCCGGCGGAACGCGAAGCCGCCGCGGCCCAGGTCGACGGTTCCGGTTCGCCCCGGAGCGCTGCCCGCCCGGCCGAGTACCTCGGCGTCAGCGTCAACGAACCGTCGGACGACGACACCCCCGCCACCGGGCCGGTCATGTTGTCTGGCCCGCGGATCCCGCTCCGCCCGTCGGGTGACGCCCCGCGTCACGCACATTCCGCCTCGGCGACAGAACAAGGAGAATAG
- the nirD gene encoding nitrite reductase small subunit NirD, translated as MHTPTDSHDSTGRTPEWTSVCALERLEPLWAEAALVDGVQVALVLLPDGSLFAVSNQDPATGSFVMSRGIVGSRGARPTLASPLHKQVYDLETGECFTAAEYALRTFPVRVDHGTVQILVREQVGSWQQAENIDAQFAAA; from the coding sequence GTGCACACACCGACCGACTCGCACGACTCCACCGGCCGCACGCCGGAGTGGACCAGCGTCTGCGCCCTCGAACGGCTCGAGCCGCTGTGGGCCGAGGCCGCACTCGTCGACGGTGTGCAGGTGGCGCTGGTGCTGCTGCCCGACGGCAGCCTCTTCGCGGTGTCCAACCAGGACCCGGCGACAGGCTCGTTCGTGATGAGCCGCGGCATCGTGGGCTCCCGCGGAGCCCGCCCCACCCTGGCCTCACCGCTGCACAAGCAGGTCTACGACCTCGAGACCGGCGAGTGCTTCACGGCGGCCGAATACGCGCTGCGCACCTTCCCGGTGCGCGTCGACCACGGCACCGTGCAGATCCTGGTGCGCGAGCAGGTCGGGTCGTGGCAGCAGGCCGAGAACATCGACGCCCAGTTCGCGGCCGCGTGA
- a CDS encoding sirohydrochlorin chelatase — protein MIGVPVRTAPMGTAPMGTAPIGTAPVGAVPSGAAPALLATSHGTSDPAGQRAVLALVAAVAAAAPELTVLGGYVDVQSPDVPTCLTGITAETAGRPVVIVPLLLSAGYHVRVDLAEAAAEASQPVRVTGALGPDPRLARILADRLQEIGLRPDDTVVLAAAGSTDANAVADCHSTAGQLATVLGRPVTVGFISAAEPRLADAVLAARAGAPGRVVAASYLLAPGYFAGLADGCGADVVSRPLLVDGEEPPRQLVDVVLDLYASTARLEQALAGLPWSFSPRP, from the coding sequence GTGATCGGCGTCCCGGTGCGCACGGCCCCGATGGGCACCGCCCCGATGGGCACCGCCCCGATCGGTACTGCTCCGGTCGGCGCCGTCCCGTCCGGCGCGGCGCCGGCGCTGCTGGCGACGTCGCACGGCACCAGCGATCCCGCCGGGCAGCGCGCCGTGCTGGCCCTCGTCGCCGCGGTGGCCGCCGCGGCACCGGAACTCACCGTGCTGGGCGGGTACGTCGATGTGCAGAGCCCGGATGTGCCGACCTGCCTCACCGGCATCACCGCCGAGACCGCCGGCCGGCCGGTCGTGATCGTGCCGTTGCTGCTCTCGGCCGGCTACCACGTGCGCGTGGACCTGGCCGAGGCCGCCGCCGAGGCGAGCCAGCCGGTGCGGGTCACCGGCGCGCTCGGCCCCGACCCCCGACTTGCCCGCATCCTCGCCGACCGCCTGCAGGAGATCGGCCTGCGGCCGGACGACACCGTCGTGCTCGCCGCGGCCGGTTCCACCGACGCCAACGCCGTCGCCGACTGCCACAGCACGGCCGGCCAGCTGGCCACGGTGCTGGGTCGACCCGTCACGGTCGGGTTCATCTCCGCCGCAGAACCCCGGCTGGCCGACGCGGTTCTCGCAGCCCGTGCCGGGGCGCCCGGCCGGGTGGTCGCCGCAAGCTACCTGCTCGCGCCCGGCTACTTCGCCGGTCTCGCCGACGGCTGCGGGGCGGATGTCGTGAGCCGCCCACTGCTCGTCGACGGCGAGGAACCGCCGCGGCAGCTCGTCGACGTGGTGCTGGACCTCTACGCGTCCACCGCCCGGTTGGAGCAGGCGCTCGCCGGACTGCCCTGGTCGTTCAGCCCCCGCCCCTGA